A genomic region of Methyloceanibacter stevinii contains the following coding sequences:
- the bioD gene encoding dethiobiotin synthase, whose product MSGFFVTGTDTEVGKTLVSAWLLTQLDGAYWKPIQAGTVPTTDSATVQQLAELPVSRVLPEAYLLPEPMAPHESARRANIALDMEKIKLPPHDGLVVVEGAGGLMVPISDGVYMIDLADALDLPIVLVARSTLGTINHTLLSLEAIRRRGLPLAGVVISGPETPHNRAAIERFGKVEVIAEIPQLETVNRDTLKAIEPELDLLKLATVRP is encoded by the coding sequence TTGTCCGGCTTTTTCGTTACAGGCACCGACACCGAGGTCGGCAAGACGCTGGTGTCCGCCTGGCTGCTGACCCAGCTCGACGGCGCCTATTGGAAGCCGATCCAGGCCGGCACCGTTCCCACCACGGACTCGGCGACCGTTCAGCAACTGGCCGAGCTCCCCGTCAGCCGCGTCCTGCCCGAGGCTTATCTCCTGCCCGAGCCCATGGCGCCGCACGAATCCGCGCGCCGGGCCAACATCGCGCTGGACATGGAGAAGATCAAACTGCCGCCTCACGATGGGCTCGTGGTGGTCGAGGGTGCCGGTGGCTTGATGGTGCCGATTTCGGACGGCGTCTACATGATCGATCTTGCAGACGCGCTCGACCTGCCCATTGTCCTTGTCGCCCGCTCGACGCTCGGGACGATCAACCATACGCTGCTGTCGCTGGAAGCGATCAGGCGGCGGGGCCTGCCGCTCGCGGGCGTCGTCATCAGCGGGCCCGAAACGCCGCATAATCGGGCGGCCATCGAGCGCTTCGGCAAGGTCGAAGTGATCGCCGAGATTCCACAGCTCGAGACGGTCAACCGCGACACGCTGAAGGCTATCGAGC
- a CDS encoding ABC transporter substrate-binding protein produces MTRFLMIFLVALLGCATIATAEGKTLRMAYDADPTSLDPHEQLASATLQLSHLVFDPLVRRRQDNSFEPRLAESWEQVDDVTLRFHLRDGVTFHSGRKMTADDVVWTFERLKKSPDFKALYEPFESAKAVDAHTVDIVTKAPYPLTLNLATYIFPMDREFYSGTDENGRPKDAVVKHGSSFASSHISGTGPFRVTKREQGIRLELKRVDDYWDKDSPGNVDKIVLTPIKEPATRVAALLASDVDFIAPVPPTDFKRLEAASCCTLVTMPSTRILTFQLNQDRVEAFKDPRVRKAMSYAINREGIAKKIMRGFATPAGQVSPEGYAGHDPGLTPPYDIEKAKALMKEAGYEDGFSVTVIAPNNRYVGDARIAEAVAAMLAKINIKVDLQTMPRRSIGSASTSATAIS; encoded by the coding sequence ATGACCCGCTTTCTGATGATCTTTCTCGTGGCGCTTTTGGGATGCGCCACGATCGCGACTGCCGAGGGCAAGACGCTTCGGATGGCCTACGACGCCGATCCGACCTCGCTCGACCCCCATGAGCAGCTCGCCAGCGCGACGCTGCAGCTCTCGCATCTTGTGTTCGATCCGCTGGTGCGGCGCCGCCAGGACAACTCGTTCGAGCCGCGCCTTGCGGAAAGCTGGGAGCAGGTCGACGACGTCACCCTGCGCTTCCATTTGCGGGACGGGGTGACGTTTCACTCGGGCCGCAAGATGACCGCGGACGACGTGGTCTGGACTTTCGAGCGCCTCAAGAAGAGTCCAGATTTCAAAGCGTTGTACGAGCCTTTTGAATCAGCAAAGGCAGTCGATGCGCACACGGTCGACATCGTCACCAAGGCGCCGTATCCGCTCACGCTCAATCTGGCCACCTACATCTTCCCCATGGACCGCGAGTTCTATTCAGGGACCGACGAGAACGGCCGGCCGAAGGATGCGGTGGTGAAACACGGGTCGTCTTTCGCGTCGTCCCACATCAGTGGGACGGGGCCGTTTCGCGTGACGAAGCGCGAGCAAGGTATCCGGCTCGAGCTCAAGCGCGTCGACGACTATTGGGACAAGGACTCGCCGGGCAACGTGGACAAGATCGTGCTGACGCCGATCAAGGAGCCCGCGACCCGGGTCGCCGCGCTTCTTGCCAGTGACGTGGATTTCATCGCGCCCGTTCCGCCCACGGACTTCAAGCGCTTGGAAGCGGCGTCCTGCTGCACGCTTGTGACCATGCCATCGACCCGGATTTTGACCTTCCAGCTGAACCAGGATCGCGTCGAGGCGTTCAAGGACCCGCGCGTCCGCAAGGCCATGAGCTATGCCATCAACCGGGAAGGGATCGCCAAGAAGATCATGCGCGGCTTCGCAACGCCCGCCGGGCAGGTCAGCCCCGAAGGTTATGCGGGACACGATCCGGGTCTGACGCCTCCTTATGACATCGAGAAGGCCAAGGCGCTGATGAAGGAAGCCGGGTACGAGGACGGCTTCTCGGTGACCGTGATCGCGCCCAACAATCGTTACGTGGGTGATGCCCGCATCGCCGAGGCGGTCGCCGCCATGCTGGCCAAGATCAACATCAAGGTCGACCTGCAAACCATGCCGAGGCGCAGTATTGGCAGCGCTTCGACCAGCGCGACGGCGATATCCTGA
- a CDS encoding SRPBCC family protein encodes MFKKILLVLLVLIGAFAIYVALQPDEYRVERSVTVAAPAGAVFGNVDNLRNWEAWSPWAKLDPDAKVAFEGPEAGKGAAMTWDGDDNVGAGKMTIVESEPDKAVNIQVTFTRPFEGGTNSDFSFTPKANQTGSDQTEVTWAMHGTHNFMEKAFCVVFNGLGMMGNDIDKGLSQLKSVSEQS; translated from the coding sequence ATGTTCAAGAAAATTCTGCTCGTGCTCTTGGTGCTGATCGGCGCCTTTGCGATCTACGTCGCGCTCCAGCCCGACGAGTACAGGGTCGAACGCTCGGTGACCGTCGCCGCACCGGCGGGCGCGGTCTTTGGGAACGTCGACAATCTGCGCAACTGGGAGGCGTGGTCGCCTTGGGCGAAGCTCGACCCCGATGCCAAGGTCGCGTTCGAAGGACCCGAGGCAGGGAAGGGCGCCGCGATGACCTGGGACGGCGACGACAATGTGGGGGCCGGCAAGATGACCATCGTCGAAAGCGAGCCCGACAAGGCCGTCAACATCCAGGTGACGTTCACCCGGCCGTTCGAAGGCGGCACGAATTCGGATTTCAGCTTCACGCCCAAAGCCAACCAGACAGGGAGCGACCAAACCGAGGTCACCTGGGCGATGCATGGCACGCACAACTTCATGGAGAAGGCGTTCTGCGTCGTCTTCAATGGGCTCGGCATGATGGGCAACGACATCGACAAGGGCCTGTCCCAACTGAAGTCCGTTTCGGAGCAGTCCTGA
- a CDS encoding ABC transporter permease encodes MSESERAELRKELGLDRPWPVQFADYLGRAAHGDLGTSFIYKKPTVDVVLAKFPASFELVLGASLIVLLFCVPAGVYCAVRPNRLGARLVLGLSVLGISIPVFLTGIVLITVFSVWLGWLPAFGRGQTVAIGPWTTGVLTLDGLEHLLLPALTLSSIMLPLFVRLVRSAMLGELGHDYVRTAWAKGASPLRVWIVHALRNALLPLVAVGGLQVGTLVAYTLLTETVFQWPGMGFLFLEAVTRSDIPLITTYLVLVGLLFVVVNTLVDLLSLALDPRVSLEGAR; translated from the coding sequence GTGTCGGAGTCGGAGCGCGCCGAGTTGCGCAAGGAGTTGGGTCTCGACCGCCCGTGGCCCGTCCAGTTTGCCGACTATCTCGGCCGGGCCGCCCACGGGGACCTCGGCACCTCCTTCATCTACAAGAAGCCGACTGTCGATGTGGTGCTGGCCAAGTTTCCGGCGAGCTTCGAATTGGTGCTGGGCGCGAGCCTGATCGTGCTGCTCTTCTGCGTCCCGGCCGGCGTCTACTGCGCCGTCCGTCCCAACCGGCTTGGCGCCAGGCTGGTTCTGGGCTTAAGCGTGCTCGGGATCTCGATCCCCGTGTTTCTCACCGGCATCGTGCTCATCACGGTGTTCTCCGTCTGGCTCGGGTGGCTGCCAGCGTTCGGGCGCGGCCAGACCGTCGCCATCGGGCCCTGGACCACCGGGGTCCTCACGCTCGACGGCCTGGAGCACCTCCTGCTGCCGGCGCTCACGCTCTCCTCGATCATGCTGCCGCTGTTCGTCCGGCTGGTACGCAGCGCCATGCTCGGCGAGCTGGGGCATGACTATGTGCGCACCGCCTGGGCCAAAGGAGCCTCGCCCTTGCGCGTCTGGATCGTCCATGCGCTGCGCAACGCGCTGCTGCCGCTGGTGGCGGTCGGCGGTCTGCAAGTCGGCACGCTGGTCGCCTATACGCTCCTGACCGAGACCGTGTTCCAGTGGCCCGGCATGGGCTTTCTGTTTCTCGAGGCGGTGACGCGCTCCGACATTCCCCTGATCACGACCTATCTTGTGCTCGTCGGATTGCTGTTCGTCGTGGTGAATACGCTGGTCGACCTTCTGAGCCTGGCGCTCGACCCCCGCGTCAGCCTGGAGGGGGCACGATGA